The genomic window ACCGTGACCAACGATGTGGGCGCCAGCGCCGCGGACACGGTTCATCTGCGCCTGCTGGCGATTCCGGCCGGGCATCCCCGCATCTACCTCGATCCGGCCAAACTGGCGATCCTGCAAGCACGCGCTGTGCCGTCCAACCCGCGCTGGACGCAACTGCAGGCGGAGGCCAATGACCCATCGGGCGAGATGCACGCGCACGCGTTGGTGGGGCTGCTGACCGACTCGGCCAGTCTCTGCAATCAGGCCATTGGTCAGGCGCAGGCGCTCATTGCCAGCCCGTCTACCTATTCCACCGAGGCCGGCGACGTGGCCCTGGTCTACGATTGGTGCTACGGACGCCTCAGCGCCAGTCAGCGCAGCGCGTTCATCGCCTATTTCAACGCCTGGGGCGACGCGCCGCACAGCAACGACTCGCCGGGCTGGGGCAATTACTGGCCGCGCTTCGCCTATTCCTTTGCCCTGATGGGCCTGGCAACCTACGGCGATAACCCACGCGCCCAGGAATGGCTCGACGAGTTCCGCTACCATCGTTACCGCGACAGCGATCTGCCCCTGCTCGACCGCATCGCGGAGGGCGGCGCCTGGCCGGAGGGCATGATCTACGACTGGATTGCCAACTGGCCGCGCGCCAAGGCTCTGGCGGCCTGGCGCAGCGTCAGCGGGGAAGATCTGTTCTTGAGCAGCGCCTGGTATCGAGAACGCCTGGGCTACCTGCTGCTGCACCGCTGGCCGGGCCTGGCCGATCAATGGGGGCAATACTACCACCCCTATCTCTCCACCGGAGACACGGAGCGCAACCGCGGCAGCATTGCCAATTACGAGCGCATCATGAGCCTGATCCTGATCGAACGCTTTCCGCAGGATGCCCTGGCGCAGCAGTTACAGGCCTATGTGAGCGCGGCGCCCACGGACAACTCACAGAGCTTTCTCTACCATGAGGAATTCTTGTGGTACAACCCAGGGCAGGCGGCGACGACCCCGACACCGCTGACTCACCTGGCGCCCGGCACAGGCACGATCTTCATGCGCAGCGGCTGGCCGGATGGCGCGGCCGATACCAACACCGCCGCCACCTACCTGACATTTCAGATCGGCGATCATTTTACCTACCATCAGCACTATGATCAAAACAGCTTCACCCTCTTCAAGCGCAGCGACCTGGCGGTTGACAGCGGCGTCTACAGCGGCGATGGCCTGAGCAACCACGACATCAACTACTACGTGCGCACGGTGGCGCATAACACTCTCGTGGTTTACAACCCCACGGAAGATTTTTCGTCGGCGCGGCCCGATGCCACGTCCAACGATGGCGGTCAACGCACCATGTCGCCGGCCAGCCGTTCGCCAACCGACATCACCTATTTCGATCAACATGCGGTGCATTACGACACCGGCGATCTCGTGCGCTTCAGCGCGGCGCCGGCTTTCACCTATGCCCTGGGCGATGCCACCAAAGCGTATAACAACCCGACCTACAACCAGACGATGGACGCCGGCCTGAGCGGCAACGTGGCGAAAGTCAGCCGCTTCCAGCGCGAACTGGCCTATCTGCGGCCGCTGGCCACGGCCGGGCCAACGGCCAACGATTACGTGGTCATCCTGGATCGCGTGGGTGTGACGCAGGCAGCCTTCAGCGGCGCCAGGACGCAGTTGCTCTTCCACACTCTGGGCAATCCAACCGTCAACGGCAGCGCGGCCACGATTTCGCCCGGCGAGACGCTCTACAGCGGCGCAGACCTGGCGACCGCGGTCAACGGCGACGGCAAGCTGTTCATGAAGTTCCTGCTGCCACCGGCGCGCAATGTGCGCAAGATCGGCGACCGTGACGTCAAGGCGTTTTGGGTCAACGATGCCAACTACGACTGGCACTGGGACAGCAGCGAGCCGCAGCCGCGCCCCATTAATGACTTCGAGGATGTGCCCTACGGCGAGTGGCGGCTGGCCCTGGAACCGGCCGACAGTGCGCTGAATCACGTTTTCCTGACGGTGCTGCATCCGGCGGCCGCGGCCACCGCGGTCATGCCGACCACCAGCCTGGTCAGCGGCAGTGGCTTGAGCGGCGCGCATGTGGCCGACGCCGCGCTGAACCGGCTGCTGCTCTTCTCGTCTGCCAACGATGGCGCACCGCCGGCCGGCCCATTGGCGTACAGCTTCACGCCGACCGCGCGCACCCTGAACGTGTTGGTGGATCTGACGCCGGGCGCGGCCTTCAACCTGGGGACAACCTTCGCTGCCGGTGTGGTGACGGTGCAGCTCACACCAGCGGTCAACGGCGCGTACCGGGCCGATGACCAGGGCGTGCTCCAGTTCACCATCAACGCCAACGGCGCGGTGTGTCAACTGACGGGCGATTTCGATGGAGACGGTCAGGTCACGATCTACGATGTGCAGTGGGCGGGTCAGGCCTGGGGCCAGCCGGCCACGCCGCGCTACGATCTGAATCAGGATGGAGAGCAGGATGTGGTGGATGTGATGCTGGCGGCCGCTTACTGGGGCGACAACTGCTCCTGACGCCGTCGTAACTGCCCAGGCAGCCGGGACCAGCGGCAGCCGCTGCGACGACGCCCCGCTTCAGACCCCGGGCAAGAGGCGTAATACGTTGTCCGGGTACAGCGTGGCGCGACCGGAAACGAATTCGTCCCAGGGGCGCCAGAGGGCTGTGTAGTTCGTCAGATTCTCCTCCGTCACCTCGAACGCGTCTCCACGCGCCCGCAGGGCGGCAATCTGCTCGATCTCCACCGTGTAGATTTGGCACAGCTCATGGCCTGGGCGCCCCTGGTGTGTGAAGATGTTCTCCACCGTGCCCAGGTAGCGCGCCTGCGTTACCGTCACCCCAAGTTCCTCGGCCAGCTCACGGCACAAGGCTGTCTCGCTCGGCTCGCCGAACTCAATGCCGCCGCCAATCAAGCGGCAGCAAAGCCCGGCATCTGCCGGCATATCCGGCACTTGCATGACCAACACCTCGTCGTGAAGGCGAATATACGCCAGCGCCAGGGCGCGAATCCGGCCGATCATAGGTTTCTTCCTCGCTGAGCGGGTTTCGACCAGGGCCGCAAC from Candidatus Amarolinea dominans includes these protein-coding regions:
- a CDS encoding DNRLRE domain-containing protein, yielding MTAATRLTPLLSLVTLVLLTAAAAPASQPASAQAAPHTIITTVFQQGLDGYTGVRDTWVSSLDWDTPPQHTVNYGQNDGLTLSRNDGDNPLLAFDLTSITPNSAILSATLALVNTTPAGCNVTAPWVRRAELFQVLRAWDEGNQVESPINAAGKHGATGDNAFDYFPGQGADVPWNARGMAAGSDYLAAPSAAADIINQGWYTWPVTSLVRAWVRNEQPNHGLVLRDASGYQDGNCDWRTFVSSQAADATHRPILTVTYNPDTPWTVAGPDQVNLSWNGGAVTLDGSASRDRPGGNNATLTFQWRVAQAAYGSALNGALIGTAAIQSFTPDVPGEWDIELTVTNDVGASAADTVHLRLLAIPAGHPRIYLDPAKLAILQARAVPSNPRWTQLQAEANDPSGEMHAHALVGLLTDSASLCNQAIGQAQALIASPSTYSTEAGDVALVYDWCYGRLSASQRSAFIAYFNAWGDAPHSNDSPGWGNYWPRFAYSFALMGLATYGDNPRAQEWLDEFRYHRYRDSDLPLLDRIAEGGAWPEGMIYDWIANWPRAKALAAWRSVSGEDLFLSSAWYRERLGYLLLHRWPGLADQWGQYYHPYLSTGDTERNRGSIANYERIMSLILIERFPQDALAQQLQAYVSAAPTDNSQSFLYHEEFLWYNPGQAATTPTPLTHLAPGTGTIFMRSGWPDGAADTNTAATYLTFQIGDHFTYHQHYDQNSFTLFKRSDLAVDSGVYSGDGLSNHDINYYVRTVAHNTLVVYNPTEDFSSARPDATSNDGGQRTMSPASRSPTDITYFDQHAVHYDTGDLVRFSAAPAFTYALGDATKAYNNPTYNQTMDAGLSGNVAKVSRFQRELAYLRPLATAGPTANDYVVILDRVGVTQAAFSGARTQLLFHTLGNPTVNGSAATISPGETLYSGADLATAVNGDGKLFMKFLLPPARNVRKIGDRDVKAFWVNDANYDWHWDSSEPQPRPINDFEDVPYGEWRLALEPADSALNHVFLTVLHPAAAATAVMPTTSLVSGSGLSGAHVADAALNRLLLFSSANDGAPPAGPLAYSFTPTARTLNVLVDLTPGAAFNLGTTFAAGVVTVQLTPAVNGAYRADDQGVLQFTINANGAVCQLTGDFDGDGQVTIYDVQWAGQAWGQPATPRYDLNQDGEQDVVDVMLAAAYWGDNCS
- a CDS encoding NUDIX domain-containing protein → MIGRIRALALAYIRLHDEVLVMQVPDMPADAGLCCRLIGGGIEFGEPSETALCRELAEELGVTVTQARYLGTVENIFTHQGRPGHELCQIYTVEIEQIAALRARGDAFEVTEENLTNYTALWRPWDEFVSGRATLYPDNVLRLLPGV